A single genomic interval of Lathyrus oleraceus cultivar Zhongwan6 chromosome 7, CAAS_Psat_ZW6_1.0, whole genome shotgun sequence harbors:
- the LOC127107901 gene encoding tubulin beta-1 chain, with amino-acid sequence MRQILHIQGGQCGNQIGAKFWEVVCAEHGIDPTGRYTGDSDLQLERIDVYYNEASGGRFVPRAVLMDLEPGTMDSIRSGPYGQIFRPDNFVFGQSGAGNNWAKGHYTEGAELIDSVLDVVRKEAENCDCLQGFQVCHSLGGGTGSGMGTLLISKIREEYPDRMMLTFSVFPSPKVSDTVVEPYNATLSVHQLVENADEVMVLDNEALYDICFRILKLSNPSFGDLNHLISATMSGVTCCLRFPGQLNSDLRKLAVNLIPFPRLHFFMVGFAPLTSRGSQQYRTLSVPELTQQMWDAKNMMCAADPRHGRYLTASAMFRGKMSTKEVDEQMMNVQNKNSSYFVEWIPNNVKSTVCDIPPTGLKMASTFIGNSTSIQEMFRRVSEQFTAMFRRKAFLHWYTGEGMDEMEFTEAESNMNDLVAEYQQYQDATADEDEYGEEEGDEEEYGQHDI; translated from the exons ATGCGTCAAATCCTCCACATCCAGGGTGGTCAATGCGGCAACCAAATCGGTGCCAAATTCTGGGAAGTCGTTTGCGCCGAACACGGAATCGATCCAACCGGACGCTACACCGGCGACTCAGATCTTCAACTAGAGAGGATCGATGTTTACTACAACGAAGCAAGTGGTGGCCGCTTCGTTCCCAGAGCGGTTCTCATGGATCTTGAACCGGGAACCATGGACAGTATCCGGTCTGGACCGTACGGTCAGATCTTTAGACCGGATAACTTTGTGTTTGGTCAGAGTGGTGCTGGGAATAACTGGGCTAAAGGTCACTATACTGAAGGCGCGGAACTTATTGATTCTGTTCTTGACGTTGTTCGTAAGGAAGCTGAAAACTGTGATTGCTTGCAGG GTTTTCAAGTGTgtcattcacttggtggaggaACTGGATCTGGAATGGGAACCCTTCTGATTTCAAAGATTAGGGAGGAATACCCTGACAGGATGATGCTTACTTTCTCTGTTTTCCCTTCTCCTAAAGTTTCTGACACTGTGGTGGAACCCTACAATGCTACTCTATCTGTTCATCAGCTTGTTGAAAATGCAGATGAGGTTATGGTTCTTGACAATGAAGCCTTGTATGACATTTGCTTCCGTATTCTGAAGCTTAGTAACCCAAGCT TTGGTGATCTGAATCATTTGATATCAGCAACTATGTCTGGTGTAACATGTTGTTTGAGGTTCCCTGGTCAGTTGAACTCTGATCTCAGGAAGCTTGCTGTGAATCTCATTCCATTCCCTCGTCTTCACTTTTTCATGGTGGGGTTTGCACCTCTGACCTCTCGCGGCTCCCAGCAGTACAGGACTCTCAGTGTCCCTGAGCTCACTCAACAAATGTGGGATGCCAAGAACATGATGTGTGCTGCTGATCCTAGGCATGGACGTTACCTCACCGCATCTGCTATGTTTAGAGGCAAGATGAGTACCAAGGAGGTTGATGAACAAATGATGAATGTTCAGAACAAGAACTCGTCATACTTTGTGGAATGGATTCCAAACAATGTCAAATCCACTGTGTGTGATATTCCCCCAACTGGTTTGAAGATGGCTTCAACATTTATTGGAAACTCGACCTCAATTCAAGAAATGTTCCGCAGGGTGAGTGAACAGTTTACTGCTATGTTCAGGAGGAAGGCTTTCTTGCATTGGTACACAGGTGAAGGAATGGATGAGATGGAATTCACTGAGGCTGAGAGCAACATGAATGATTTGGTTGCAGAGTATCAACAGTATCAAGATGCGACTGCTGATGAGGATGAGTATGGAGAGGAGGAAGGCGATGAGGAAGAGTATGGTCAACATGACATTTGA